Below is a genomic region from Telmatobacter sp. DSM 110680.
AATGCCCTAGACTGATACTTGGACAGTCCGATGCATACGCGCCCTTGCTGGGTCGAAATCAATACCCGCTCTTTCGAAAATAACTTTCGCTTTCTCGCGGACCTTGCTGGTCCCCACGTCGATTTGCTGGCCATCGTCAAGGCCAATGCCTACGGACACTCACTCCGACTCTGCGCTCCCGCCGCGGTTCGCGCCGGTGCAGAGTGGCTTGGCGTCACCAGCGTGGAAGAAGGGATCGAGGCTCGGCGTCTCTGCGCGGACACACGCATTCTCGTTATTGGCGGTGCTTTCCCCGGTCAGGGAAAAGATGTTCTGCATCATAAGTTGACCCCAATTGTGTGGGACGCATGGCAGTTTGACGAACTCGAAGACGCTGCCCGTGCAGCTGATATGCGCTCCGTCTCCATTCATCTCGAGATTGATACGGGTATGAGCCGCCAAGGCGCGGATCTGCAATCGCTTCCTTCGCTTCTCGCGCGCTTTCATCGCGATTCGCCTCTGCGCCTCGAAGGCGTGATGACCCACCTCTTTGCCGCCGACGAAGCCGATGAAGCGGTCACCGACAATCAGTTGGAGCTCTTGGAAGATGCTTTGAGTTTGATTAACACCACCGGTGTTCATCCCGGCGTGCTCAATGTCGGAAACACCGCCGCACTGCTCGCCGGGCAGGCACCCAAAATATCCGCACTTGCTTCACGCTTCGGAATGAAAACCCTGATTCGTCCCGGACTCGCGCTCTACGGACTCGTTCCGGAATACGATCCAGGATTCTTGTCCAGCGAGCCTATCTCTCTCGGCCGTTCGCGCCGTGAGCTGCGCCCTGTACTCAGTTGGAAATCCAGGGTTGTGAGTGTGCGATCCATTGCGCCCGGTGCTGTCGTAGGCTACAACGGAACCTTCGTCGCCACCGAGCCCATGCGGCTTGCGCTTGTCGCCGCAGGATATGCCGACGGCCTCGATCGCCAGCTCGGCAATCGCTTCGAGCTTCTTGTTCGTGGCCAGCGTGCACCATTAGTCGGACGAATCAGCATGGATCAATCCGTCATCGATGTCACCGATATTTCCGACGTAGCCGCGGGAGATGAAGTCGTAATCCTGGGGAGCCAGATCTCCGAATCGATAACCGCCTTCGATCACGCCAAGGCGACCGACACCATCCCATGGGAAATATTTACGCGCATCGGCGAACGCGTTCCCCGTATTGCCATTTAGCAGGGAGCCCCGGTAGGCCCGATAGAACTTGCAGCACTTGCAGGAACGGCAATCTCCAATTCTGCCGCTCCGCTCACCGACGCGATCATCGCTTCAGTCCCCATCGCAGAGTTCAGCAGCATGTGATAAAGCCCGCGCGAGCACCACTCCTGCTGATAAAACTTGCGAATCACTGCAGCGCGCCGCTTGTCGTAAGCCGCCAGCGCCTGCTCCGCATTCTGCGCCTGCTTGGGGAACGCCTGCGTAAACCAGTCGCGCTTCGCCTTCATCGTTGCATATACAAAAATGTGAAAACATCCCGGCTGGCAAGCCAGTGCGCACGCTGCGCCTCGGCCAACCAGCACGCAGTTCCCCTGCTTCGCCGCCGCCAGAATCTCATCGCGAATCAGCGTCAGCATGCGCTCGGAATCAAATACCTGCTCTTCGGAGAGGCCGGTCATCTGGTATGCCGTGTCATGCCAGAACACTTTGCCGTAGCGGTAGTACCAGGGATCGAGCCGGTCATCGAATTTAGCGGCCAGTTCCGGCGAAACACCCGCCCGCTTAGCCGCCGCACTCACCAGTTCAGAGTCCAGCAACCGCCAGCCCAGCCGCTCAGCGAGATCGTGCGCAAACTCCCCGCCCCGCGAACCGTATTCCCGCTCTACCGTAATCACCCGGATCGGCGCATGCATCATCAGCCACCCCTTGCCACTGGAGCATACAACGAAAGAGCATTTACCCCGCAAGTGAATAGACTCCCTGAAAACGTCTACGGTTGCATTGGATTAAAAACAACACCTTGACTATCTACAATACTTATTGTAGATAATCTAGGCATGGGAAAGCCCAGCGATCTCGTCCAAGGCACACTCGACCTGCTCATCCTCAAGACCCTCCTGCCTGATTCCATGCACGGATGGGCCATTGCAAAACGAATTCAACAACTCTCCGGGGAAGTCCTCCAGGTTCAACAAGGCTCGCTCTATCCCGCCCTCCACCGGCTCGAACAGCAGGGCTGGATCAAAGCTAAGTGGGCCGAAAGTGAAACAGGACGAAAAGCCAAGTTCTATTCACTTACCGCAGCCGGACGCGGCCAGCTCGAGAAAGAAACTGCAAGCTGGAATCGACTCTCCGCCGCCATCAACCTGGTCGTGAGTGAGATGTAACGCGTCACCTGACACACGCAAGGGAGGGGAACATGCGCTGGTTACATCAACTTCAAATGCGATTCCTGATGCTTTTTGGTCGAGCTGGCGCTGGCAGCCACCTTGAGGACGAACTCAGCTTCCACCTCGAGCGTCAGATCCAGGAGAACGTCGCCGCCGGCATGACCCGCGAAGAAGCACGCTACTCCGCCCTTCGCACCTTTGGCAATCCAGCACTGCTTCGCGAACAGACACGATCAACCTGGTCATGGTCGTCTTTGGAATCCATACTCCGCGATGTGCGCATCGGGTGCCGCACACTGTACCGCGCCCCTGGCTTCGCACTCATCGCCGTCTTCGTGATGGCACTCGGGCTTGGCGCAAATGTAGCTCTCTTCACGATCGTCCGCGGAGTGCTTCTCAAGCCGCTGCCATACGTCGACCCCAACCACCTCATCATGCTCTATGAAAGCGAGCACGGCCCCTCCGCTAGAGCACAATACGCGCCCGTCGATCCGAGGAGCTTCTTCGATTGGCAGAAGTCCGCGACTGGCGTCGAGCAGATGGCAATGGTCTCACCGTTTCAGAGCTATAACGTGTCGGCCGAAGGCGGCAAACTCCCTGAGAGGATTGATGCCGGCTGGTGCTCGTGGAACTTCTTCTCCATCCTCGGTGTTCAACCTGCGATTGGCCGCAACTTTGCCGCGAGTGATGACCAACCCGGTGCCGCAGCTAGTGTCCTCCTCACAAATACATTCTGGAAACGCCGCTATGCCGGCGATCCATCCATCGTCGGAAAGACTGTGTGGCTCGATGCCCATCCCTACACGGTTCTCGGAGTCCTTCCTTCCTGGTTTGTGTACTCCGGCTCCTTCGGTGGTAAGAACATTCAAGTCTGGACACCTTTCAACCACGAAGCGCCTCCCAGTCTCCTCGCCACCTACGAAGATCACGAAGCCCTCGTAGCTGCGCGCATCAAACCTGGCTCAACGCTCCAAAGCGTCGTCGCTCAGATCAACACGATCCAGCAGCAGATCAAGAAAGAACACGCGGGGCCCGCCGTGCATCCCTTCGCCAGCGGTCGCCTCATGCTCGACGATGCCGTGCAGGATTACAAAACTCCGCTCTATGTCCTTCTCGCCGCTACCGTTTGTG
It encodes:
- the alr gene encoding alanine racemase, whose translation is MHTRPCWVEINTRSFENNFRFLADLAGPHVDLLAIVKANAYGHSLRLCAPAAVRAGAEWLGVTSVEEGIEARRLCADTRILVIGGAFPGQGKDVLHHKLTPIVWDAWQFDELEDAARAADMRSVSIHLEIDTGMSRQGADLQSLPSLLARFHRDSPLRLEGVMTHLFAADEADEAVTDNQLELLEDALSLINTTGVHPGVLNVGNTAALLAGQAPKISALASRFGMKTLIRPGLALYGLVPEYDPGFLSSEPISLGRSRRELRPVLSWKSRVVSVRSIAPGAVVGYNGTFVATEPMRLALVAAGYADGLDRQLGNRFELLVRGQRAPLVGRISMDQSVIDVTDISDVAAGDEVVILGSQISESITAFDHAKATDTIPWEIFTRIGERVPRIAI
- a CDS encoding PadR family transcriptional regulator; translation: MGKPSDLVQGTLDLLILKTLLPDSMHGWAIAKRIQQLSGEVLQVQQGSLYPALHRLEQQGWIKAKWAESETGRKAKFYSLTAAGRGQLEKETASWNRLSAAINLVVSEM
- a CDS encoding cytidylate kinase-like family protein; its protein translation is MMHAPIRVITVEREYGSRGGEFAHDLAERLGWRLLDSELVSAAAKRAGVSPELAAKFDDRLDPWYYRYGKVFWHDTAYQMTGLSEEQVFDSERMLTLIRDEILAAAKQGNCVLVGRGAACALACQPGCFHIFVYATMKAKRDWFTQAFPKQAQNAEQALAAYDKRRAAVIRKFYQQEWCSRGLYHMLLNSAMGTEAMIASVSGAAELEIAVPASAASSIGPTGAPC